A genomic stretch from Marinobacter fonticola includes:
- a CDS encoding putative bifunctional diguanylate cyclase/phosphodiesterase, which yields MTSDSSDPDVQQLLNSVHHVLALLDQAIHEQKYVDIDSGFANVDYLEEQLERRLQSPGPPALSLILLSIPNRTLVAETLNARETRQLKMALRQRLQRSLAHNELIASLPDGTLAFIIPMDSEPKLRLRAQHMMNALEDPFSLGERQVWLSAVSAAARAQEDGPDTAPSLIQAARAALGESRNKGTGSFVLFEDTMRAQRHGRLDMEQTLRSALRRGWLETYLQPLVDLQQGTVTGFEVLARINHPERGLISPHVFVPVAERTGLIRPMSDQMMRQSIPLLRDKRLQERYGEDFTLSINLSPTQLHDPSLADQILQTLSWESIEPRRLKIELTETAVMADPNVATHLIRKLRKQGVAIAMDDFGCGYSSLAYIRNLPLDQLKIDRSLVSGLDHDHEKRAILEMILTLCERLSLDVVAEGIETEPELGCLLGMGAHYGQGFLFSRPKPVEELLELVPARGLLEPAVTDELVR from the coding sequence GTGACTTCCGATTCGTCCGATCCGGATGTTCAGCAGCTCCTCAATTCAGTGCACCATGTGCTGGCGCTGTTGGATCAGGCGATCCACGAGCAGAAATATGTCGATATCGATAGCGGTTTTGCCAACGTCGACTACCTGGAAGAGCAACTTGAGCGCCGCCTGCAATCGCCCGGACCACCGGCGCTGTCTTTAATCCTCCTCAGCATCCCTAACCGTACACTGGTCGCCGAGACCCTGAATGCCCGGGAGACTCGCCAGCTCAAGATGGCGTTGCGCCAGCGCTTGCAGCGCAGCCTGGCCCACAATGAACTCATCGCCAGCCTGCCCGACGGCACCCTCGCCTTCATCATCCCGATGGACAGCGAGCCGAAGTTACGGCTGCGCGCCCAACACATGATGAACGCCCTCGAGGACCCCTTTAGTTTAGGTGAACGTCAGGTATGGTTATCGGCGGTGTCCGCCGCTGCCCGGGCCCAGGAAGACGGACCCGACACCGCGCCCAGTCTGATTCAGGCCGCCCGCGCCGCGCTGGGGGAGTCCCGCAACAAGGGGACGGGCAGCTTCGTACTGTTCGAGGACACCATGCGTGCCCAGCGCCACGGTCGCCTGGATATGGAGCAGACGCTCCGGTCGGCCCTGCGTCGTGGCTGGCTGGAGACTTATCTTCAGCCCTTGGTCGATCTACAGCAGGGTACCGTAACCGGCTTTGAGGTTCTGGCCCGTATCAATCACCCCGAACGTGGCCTGATCTCGCCACACGTTTTCGTACCGGTGGCGGAACGTACCGGACTGATACGGCCCATGAGCGACCAGATGATGCGCCAGTCCATTCCCCTGCTCCGTGATAAGCGGCTGCAGGAGCGCTATGGCGAAGACTTTACCCTCAGCATCAACCTATCCCCGACCCAGTTGCATGACCCCAGCCTGGCGGATCAGATTCTGCAAACGCTAAGCTGGGAGAGCATCGAACCCCGGCGTCTGAAGATCGAGCTGACGGAAACCGCGGTCATGGCCGACCCCAACGTGGCCACCCATCTGATCCGCAAACTGCGCAAACAGGGCGTGGCCATCGCAATGGACGACTTCGGTTGTGGTTACTCCTCCCTGGCTTACATCCGCAACCTGCCCCTGGATCAGCTAAAGATCGACCGTAGTCTGGTATCGGGCCTGGATCACGACCACGAGAAGCGGGCTATCCTGGAAATGATTCTGACCCTCTGCGAGCGCTTATCGCTGGACGTGGTCGCTGAAGGAATCGAAACCGAGCCGGAACTCGGCTGCTTACTAGGCATGGGCGCGCACTACGGCCAGGGGTTTCTCTTCAGCCGGCCCAAACCGGTAGAGGAGCTCCTGGAGCTCGTACCGGCCAGAGGCTTGTTGGAGCCTGCCGTTACGGATGAGCTGGTGCGTTAA
- a CDS encoding acyltransferase produces MLSFLPAPVLGVIASILLAVNTVFWCVLLYIPALLKLIPIKPWQGLCTRLIILIAEAWVACNTGWMKLTQKTQWDVAGADKLRRQGWYLVLSNHQSWVDIFAMQRVFNRRAPFLKFFLKRELIWVPVIGLAWWGLDFPFMKRYTREYLIKHPEKRGQDMVSTRRACEKFRFAPVSVMNFVEGTRFTPIKHAKQKSAYKHLLTPKAGGAGFVLDAMGDAIETLVDVTIAYPGGSPSFWDFLCGRVPEIRMRIDTVPVPGHLKGRNYSEEAEYRREMKGWLASIWSEKDVMLDGLLDPKQQR; encoded by the coding sequence ATGCTGAGCTTTCTTCCCGCGCCTGTTCTGGGCGTGATTGCCTCGATCTTGCTGGCCGTCAATACGGTGTTCTGGTGTGTATTGCTGTACATCCCGGCCTTATTGAAGCTGATTCCCATTAAACCGTGGCAAGGTTTGTGTACCCGTTTGATCATTTTGATTGCCGAAGCCTGGGTGGCCTGTAACACCGGCTGGATGAAGCTGACGCAAAAGACCCAGTGGGACGTGGCAGGTGCGGACAAATTGCGCCGCCAGGGCTGGTATCTGGTGCTCAGCAATCACCAGAGCTGGGTGGATATTTTCGCGATGCAGCGGGTGTTTAATCGCCGGGCGCCGTTCCTCAAGTTCTTTCTCAAGAGGGAGCTGATTTGGGTGCCGGTGATTGGCCTCGCCTGGTGGGGCCTGGACTTTCCCTTCATGAAACGCTACACCCGTGAATACCTGATCAAGCATCCGGAAAAGCGCGGTCAGGACATGGTGTCTACCCGCCGGGCGTGTGAAAAATTCCGCTTTGCACCGGTTTCGGTGATGAATTTCGTCGAAGGCACCCGATTTACGCCCATCAAACACGCCAAGCAGAAGTCGGCGTACAAGCACCTGTTGACGCCCAAAGCTGGCGGTGCCGGTTTCGTGCTGGACGCCATGGGCGATGCCATTGAAACGCTGGTGGACGTCACCATTGCCTATCCCGGTGGTTCGCCCAGTTTCTGGGATTTTCTCTGCGGCCGGGTGCCCGAGATTCGGATGCGCATCGACACCGTGCCCGTGCCGGGACATCTCAAGGGCCGCAATTACAGCGAAGAGGCTGAATACCGCAGGGAAATGAAGGGCTGGCTGGCCAGTATCTGGTCTGAAAAGGATGTCATGCTGGATGGGCTTTTGGACCCGAAACAGCAGCGGTAG
- a CDS encoding haloacid dehalogenase type II: MTVHLAFDVYGTLVDPQGMVDHLAADAGDQAAAVSQLWRQKQLEFAFRRGLMRLYEDFGVCTRQALRYAMASHGFDLEPAREDELLQAYLTLPAFADASPVLASLNGVYPCYAFSNGSYPALEKVLGHNRLLEHLDGLVSVDDIKSFKPDPAVYAHARRATGAMDQPLCLVSSNGWDVIGARASGLMAVWVQRDPDTVFEDWGIAPSAIIRSLQELPDTLASLG, translated from the coding sequence ATGACAGTCCACCTCGCTTTCGATGTCTACGGCACGTTGGTCGATCCTCAGGGTATGGTCGACCATCTAGCCGCCGATGCCGGCGATCAGGCCGCTGCGGTCAGTCAATTGTGGCGCCAGAAGCAACTGGAGTTCGCCTTTCGTCGCGGGCTGATGCGGTTGTACGAGGATTTTGGCGTCTGCACGCGCCAGGCGTTGCGCTATGCCATGGCCAGCCACGGCTTCGATCTGGAGCCGGCGCGGGAGGACGAACTGTTGCAGGCCTACCTGACGCTGCCGGCCTTTGCCGATGCCAGTCCCGTCCTCGCCTCCCTGAACGGGGTTTATCCCTGCTACGCGTTTTCCAACGGCAGCTATCCGGCCCTGGAGAAAGTGCTGGGCCACAACCGTTTGCTAGAGCACCTGGACGGACTGGTGTCCGTGGACGATATCAAGAGTTTCAAGCCGGATCCGGCAGTCTATGCTCATGCCCGCCGGGCCACCGGAGCCATGGATCAGCCGCTGTGTTTGGTTTCCAGCAACGGCTGGGACGTGATCGGCGCGCGGGCGTCGGGTTTGATGGCGGTTTGGGTACAGCGCGACCCGGACACCGTTTTCGAGGATTGGGGGATCGCGCCCTCCGCTATCATCCGCAGTCTGCAGGAGTTGCCGGACACGCTGGCGAGCTTGGGCTAG
- a CDS encoding LysR family transcriptional regulator has translation MNPIDSFNLDIRALSVFLAVLDEGSVSAAAVKLGVSQSAVSHTLDRLRQTLGDPLFVKAGRGITPTSYAVRTGPHLRQIINDLRGLAVGPPFSPDKTEMTLRVAANDYQRELLLPGLAQVLREQAPGIRLHVVPSGIPTPDRLRRELCDFMISPHPPPASDIMQQRLLDDRMVVFYDASVRAPPEDVENYLASQHISIVFATGERLSLDETLRAQGIERDAAVTVSNFAGMPAFLRGSPWLASAPSRLHQGMMREFAQAPLPFPHRPFTLYLLWHQRYQQDPAHRWIRNQLLQIASRLAR, from the coding sequence ATGAATCCGATCGATAGTTTTAATCTCGACATCCGCGCCTTGTCCGTTTTTCTGGCCGTGCTGGATGAAGGTAGTGTCTCCGCCGCGGCGGTCAAGCTAGGCGTTAGTCAATCCGCCGTTAGCCACACGCTGGACCGGTTGCGCCAGACGCTGGGCGATCCCTTGTTCGTCAAAGCTGGGCGCGGTATTACACCGACCAGCTATGCGGTTCGGACCGGTCCGCACCTGCGCCAGATCATCAACGATTTGCGCGGCCTGGCCGTGGGGCCACCGTTTTCGCCCGATAAAACGGAAATGACCCTCCGGGTCGCCGCCAACGACTATCAGCGCGAGCTTCTACTGCCGGGCCTTGCACAGGTGCTGAGGGAGCAGGCCCCGGGTATTCGGCTGCACGTGGTGCCCTCGGGCATCCCCACACCGGATCGTCTACGCCGGGAGCTTTGCGATTTCATGATCTCACCACATCCGCCCCCCGCCAGCGACATCATGCAACAACGGTTGCTGGACGACCGCATGGTGGTGTTCTACGACGCCAGCGTTCGCGCGCCCCCTGAGGATGTGGAAAATTACCTCGCCAGCCAGCATATTTCTATTGTCTTCGCTACCGGAGAGCGCTTGAGTCTGGATGAAACGCTCCGCGCCCAGGGCATCGAACGCGACGCGGCGGTGACCGTATCCAACTTCGCCGGCATGCCTGCTTTCCTGCGCGGCTCGCCCTGGTTGGCCAGTGCCCCGTCGAGGCTGCATCAGGGCATGATGCGGGAGTTTGCCCAGGCGCCGCTACCCTTTCCGCACCGGCCCTTTACGCTGTACCTGCTCTGGCATCAGCGTTACCAGCAGGATCCGGCGCATCGATGGATTCGAAATCAACTCCTGCAAATCGCCAGTCGTCTCGCCCGCTAA
- a CDS encoding Bcr/CflA family multidrug efflux MFS transporter yields MLQLTSLSTTILLAAAVALGPLATDMYLPALPELSHAFTAETGQIQLTLSLYMAGFAFAQLICGPLADRFGRKPIMIGGLLLFALASAGCALAESIDALLICRFLQALGGSAGPVLGRAAVRDIHKPRDAARIMAILAAIMAIAPALAPTLGGVLLAGFGWPSIFLALAGYALLVCAIVAFGLPEPLDPAYRQSLRSAILARNYWTVLCDHAFQGYALTNALIFSGLFAFLSGASFVLIDFLGVTPSAFGAYFSVMVCGYIIGSFLTARMSRHYTPDQLLRAGLMISVVGGGMMAALAWTEVFTKTAVILPQTIFMIGVGMVLPQTMAGALAPFPHMAGSASALFGFIQMGAAAGAGVLVGHLHNGTSQVMATVIAACAVASGVAYLLCIARYSAPGLKAAPSHG; encoded by the coding sequence ATGCTGCAACTCACCAGCCTGTCGACCACCATTCTGTTAGCGGCTGCCGTCGCCCTCGGCCCACTAGCGACCGATATGTACCTGCCAGCGCTACCGGAGTTGAGTCATGCGTTCACCGCCGAGACCGGACAGATTCAGCTCACTCTCAGCCTCTACATGGCGGGTTTTGCGTTCGCTCAGTTGATTTGCGGTCCGTTGGCGGATCGCTTTGGGCGTAAGCCGATCATGATCGGCGGCCTGCTGTTGTTTGCGCTGGCAAGCGCTGGCTGCGCTCTGGCCGAGTCCATCGATGCCCTGCTGATCTGCCGCTTTCTACAGGCATTGGGCGGTTCGGCGGGCCCGGTCCTGGGCCGTGCGGCCGTGCGCGATATCCACAAACCGAGGGACGCGGCGCGCATAATGGCGATTCTGGCCGCCATCATGGCTATCGCGCCGGCGCTGGCCCCTACATTGGGCGGTGTGCTGCTGGCCGGCTTTGGCTGGCCATCGATTTTTCTGGCCTTGGCCGGTTATGCCTTGCTCGTCTGCGCCATCGTTGCGTTCGGCCTACCGGAACCCCTGGATCCCGCTTATCGTCAGAGTCTGCGGTCGGCCATCTTGGCGCGTAATTACTGGACAGTGCTTTGCGACCACGCATTCCAAGGCTATGCCTTAACCAATGCGCTGATCTTTTCCGGACTTTTCGCTTTCCTTTCCGGTGCCTCTTTCGTACTGATCGACTTCCTCGGGGTCACCCCGTCGGCGTTCGGCGCCTATTTCTCGGTGATGGTGTGCGGCTACATTATCGGCAGCTTCCTGACCGCGCGGATGAGCCGGCACTACACCCCGGATCAACTTTTGCGTGCGGGCCTGATGATTAGCGTCGTCGGAGGCGGAATGATGGCGGCTCTTGCCTGGACAGAGGTTTTTACCAAAACCGCCGTCATCCTGCCGCAAACGATATTCATGATCGGCGTGGGCATGGTGCTGCCACAGACCATGGCCGGGGCGCTGGCCCCTTTCCCCCACATGGCCGGCTCGGCTTCCGCCCTGTTCGGCTTCATCCAGATGGGCGCTGCCGCCGGTGCCGGCGTTTTAGTGGGACACCTGCACAACGGCACCAGCCAGGTCATGGCAACCGTCATTGCCGCCTGCGCTGTGGCTTCAGGCGTGGCCTATCTGCTCTGCATAGCCCGCTATTCTGCGCCCGGCCTTAAAGCGGCTCCCAGTCACGGTTGA
- the tpx gene encoding thiol peroxidase → MSKVTLDGNPIDVDGTFPAKGDTAPNFTLTNIGLEDTPLTAWSSKRKILNIVPSVDTGVCAASTRKFNEKASSLDNTVVLVISADLPFAAGRFCGAEGLKDVVTLSTFRDDSFRKDYGVAIESGPLRGLCARAVIVLDEDNKVIHSQLVDEIKEEPDYEAALAAL, encoded by the coding sequence ATGAGCAAAGTCACTCTCGACGGCAATCCCATCGACGTAGACGGTACTTTCCCGGCCAAGGGCGATACCGCACCTAACTTCACGCTGACCAACATCGGCCTGGAAGATACGCCGCTGACCGCCTGGAGCAGCAAGCGCAAAATTCTGAATATCGTACCGAGTGTGGATACCGGCGTCTGCGCGGCTTCGACCCGCAAATTCAACGAGAAGGCCAGCAGCCTGGATAACACCGTCGTCCTGGTCATTTCAGCCGACCTGCCGTTTGCGGCCGGTCGTTTCTGTGGCGCCGAAGGCCTAAAGGACGTGGTGACGCTATCCACCTTCCGCGACGACAGCTTCCGCAAGGACTACGGCGTGGCGATCGAGAGTGGCCCGCTGCGCGGCCTCTGCGCCCGTGCCGTGATCGTGCTGGACGAAGATAACAAGGTCATCCACAGCCAACTGGTCGACGAGATCAAGGAAGAACCGGACTACGAGGCTGCACTGGCCGCGCTCTGA
- a CDS encoding MATE family efflux transporter encodes MTWPMLFGVLSLMSFQLADSVFIGQLGRDPLAALGFTVPMQQLIIGLQVGLGIATTAIISRTLGAEDVTRAERLGGLVVLLGGGLVLVLVATLWFCREWIMGLLGADDALLPLISAYWVPWLGAAWLGAMLYFGYSVSRSHGDTKLPGYMMVFTSLLNIALDPLYIFVFGWGLPGAALATITAFGTGCLVVYPKLIRRGWLRFDLAQLALGKATRQLSGIMAPAMLSQLMPPLAASLATALVAGFGTAAVGAWGLGTRLEFFSIVVVLALTMSLPPMIGRLLGAGDIGQIKTLVRIGVRFVVVWQLAIGVIWLLLSGFVSELFTSDRAVTDILHSYLVRVPLSYSGLGVCMLMVSVCNALGLSLRALLISILRLFLCYLPFLWLGAQIDGINGLLTGALIGNLCAGAQAYLFYRQGMRRLQQT; translated from the coding sequence ATGACCTGGCCCATGCTGTTTGGCGTACTTTCGCTGATGAGTTTCCAGCTGGCGGACAGTGTTTTTATTGGCCAACTCGGACGGGATCCGCTGGCCGCACTGGGTTTCACCGTGCCGATGCAGCAGCTGATCATCGGCTTGCAGGTGGGGCTGGGTATCGCCACCACCGCCATTATCTCCCGCACCCTGGGAGCCGAGGACGTGACCCGGGCCGAACGTCTCGGCGGGCTGGTGGTGCTGTTGGGGGGCGGTCTCGTGCTGGTCCTGGTCGCCACGCTCTGGTTCTGCCGCGAATGGATCATGGGCCTGCTGGGGGCCGACGACGCCCTGCTACCGCTGATCTCTGCTTACTGGGTGCCCTGGCTGGGTGCCGCTTGGCTGGGTGCCATGCTCTACTTCGGGTATTCCGTTAGCCGCTCTCACGGCGACACCAAGCTGCCCGGCTACATGATGGTGTTCACCAGCCTGCTCAATATCGCACTCGACCCGCTCTATATTTTTGTCTTTGGCTGGGGACTGCCCGGCGCGGCCCTGGCGACCATCACCGCCTTCGGCACCGGCTGCCTGGTGGTCTATCCCAAGCTGATCCGGCGGGGCTGGCTGCGCTTCGATCTAGCGCAACTGGCCCTGGGCAAAGCCACCCGTCAACTGAGCGGTATTATGGCACCCGCCATGCTCAGCCAGCTTATGCCGCCGCTTGCCGCCAGCCTCGCTACGGCGCTCGTGGCCGGTTTCGGTACTGCGGCTGTCGGCGCCTGGGGGTTGGGTACGCGGCTGGAATTCTTCTCCATCGTTGTTGTGCTGGCGCTGACCATGTCCTTGCCGCCCATGATCGGCCGGTTACTCGGCGCCGGCGACATCGGCCAAATCAAGACGCTGGTCCGGATCGGCGTGCGATTTGTGGTGGTTTGGCAGCTTGCGATTGGTGTGATCTGGCTGTTGCTGTCCGGGTTCGTGTCGGAGCTGTTCACCTCAGATCGGGCTGTCACCGACATCCTGCACAGCTACCTCGTGCGGGTGCCACTGAGCTACAGCGGTCTAGGTGTGTGCATGCTGATGGTGTCGGTATGCAACGCGCTGGGCCTGTCGTTGCGGGCGCTGTTGATTTCCATTCTGCGGCTGTTCCTGTGCTACCTGCCGTTCCTCTGGCTGGGCGCGCAAATTGATGGGATCAACGGCCTCTTGACCGGTGCACTGATTGGGAATCTATGTGCTGGCGCCCAGGCCTATCTGTTTTACCGCCAAGGGATGCGCAGGCTACAACAAACTTAA
- a CDS encoding thioesterase family protein, translating to MARVKLSFPDDVFVFSTEMPVRITDINGANHLGNDALISMLSEARAQLLVKYGVQEADRNGVGIIVTDLATMYQSESFFPEVLRFEIGLTDFNRYGGDFVFRVTKAESGQAVALAKYGFVFFNYTEKKVVPMPEGFRAKFP from the coding sequence ATGGCCCGAGTCAAACTGTCCTTCCCGGACGATGTATTTGTCTTTTCCACAGAGATGCCGGTACGCATCACCGATATTAACGGTGCCAATCACCTGGGGAACGATGCACTGATTTCGATGCTTTCCGAGGCGCGGGCTCAATTGCTGGTGAAGTACGGCGTGCAGGAGGCGGATCGCAACGGGGTCGGCATTATCGTCACGGACCTGGCGACCATGTATCAATCCGAATCTTTCTTTCCGGAAGTGCTGCGCTTTGAAATAGGTCTGACCGATTTCAACCGGTACGGCGGGGACTTTGTGTTCCGCGTCACCAAAGCGGAGTCCGGCCAGGCGGTGGCTCTGGCCAAGTATGGGTTTGTCTTCTTCAACTATACCGAGAAGAAGGTGGTGCCTATGCCTGAGGGGTTTCGCGCTAAATTTCCTTAG